One genomic window of Punica granatum isolate Tunisia-2019 chromosome 1, ASM765513v2, whole genome shotgun sequence includes the following:
- the LOC116210899 gene encoding protein FAR1-RELATED SEQUENCE 7-like isoform X1 gives MGRKRRRKGPTEAADPVNVFGRVLSPDTGRELGSVQFADFRSLDIDPTSAEMSGKVYPVGVVCTRNIMNGEGGGDAGLEPFVGMEFDSADDARDFYNLYAARVGFKMRIGQLYRSRVDGSVSNRRFVCSKEGFQINSRTGCPAFIRVKKCDSGKWVIDQFAKDHNHELEPSGEDQSVILEAKTPLRNNPIVDVPHRPRTKLLDVVNPKRAKIVPDVGQDKIEPCIGLEFNTANEAYQFYNVFAMKTGFRVRIGQLFRSKLDGSITSRRFVCSKEGFQHPSRVGCGAFMRIKRQDNGTWVVDRHQMHHNHELELQMESSRSLSSKKLVEEINGGLLDKDETVVASAVRPRKAQHRANNIESDWYNVLLNYFQGKQAEDTGFFYALEIQMGRSRSIFWADGRSRFSCSQFGDAVVFDTSYRSGDYSVPFATFTGINHHKQPVLLGCALIADESKETFAWLFETWARAMSGCRPKSIIADQDKAIREAIAQVFPGTHHRFSAWQMKAKENENLGSLSGNFKYEYDRCIYQSQTTGEFDSAWNTLLHKYNLVGNEWLKLMYEYRENWVPLYLRGTFFAGIPVNGSPDAFFGAFLSAQTPLREFVPRYERALEQRREEERKEDFNSFNLQAFLQTSEPVEEQCRRLYTLAIFKVFQKEILQSYGFLGSKIYEEGPISRYLVRRGGATEIEKHIVTFNASDLEASCGCQMFESEGVLCRHVLRLFQMLDVREIPSRYILHRWTRNAEYGGIARDIESGISSQEQLKAMMKWSLQEMASRFVESGISSYENYKLAYEIMRDGGRKLCWQR, from the exons ATGGGAAGGAAGCGGCGGAGAAAGGGCCCCACCGAAGCCGCAGATCCCGTCAACGTCTTCGGCCGCGTCCTGTCCCCTGACACCGGCAGGGAGTTGGGCTCCGTCCAGTTCGCTGACTTCCGGAG TTTAGATATTGATCCAACTAGCGCAGAGATGTCTGGGAAAGTTTATCCCGTGGGTGTGGTATGTACGAGAAATATTATGAATGGAGAAGGTGGAGGAGACGCTGGACTTGAGCCGTTTGTAGGTATGGAGTTTGATTCAGCTGATGATGCTCGTGACTTTTATAACTTGTACGCTGCACGAGTGGGATTTAAAATGAGGATCGGTCAACTTTACCGATCGCGAGTCGATGGATCCGTTTCAAATAGGAGATTTGTGTGCTCGAAGGAGGGGTTCCAGATCAACTCAAGAACTGGCTGCCCAGCTTTCATTAGGGTGAAGAAGTGCGATTCTGGCAAGTGGGTCATCGACCAGTTCGCTAAGGATCACAATCATGAGCTTGAACCTTCTGGTGAGGACCAATCGGTCATATTAGAGGCCAAAACCCCGTTGAGAAACAACCCGATCGTTGATGTGCCTCACAGGCCACGTACTAAGCTGCTAGATGTAGTTAATCCCAAACGTGCGAAAATTGTTCCTGATGTAGGACAGGATAAGATCGAACCATGTATTGGTTTAGAGTTCAATACTGCTAATGAGGCCTACCAGTTTTATAATGTCTTTGCTATGAAGACGGGGTTTAGGGTTCGGATTGGTCAGCTGTTTCGGTCAAAGCTTGATGGGTCAATTACTTCTAGGAGGTTTGTGTGCTCGAAGGAAGGTTTTCAGCACCCATCGAGAGTTGGTTGTGGCGCATTTATGAGGATAAAGAGGCAAGATAATGGGACTTGGGTTGTGGACCGTCATCAGATGCATCATAACCACGAGCTCGAACTTCAAATGGAATCGAGTAGAAGCCTTTCATCGAAGAAACTTGTTGAAGAGATTAATGGAGGATTACTGGATAAGGATGAAACAGTTGTAGCAAGTGCTGTGAGACCAAGGAAAGCACAACATAGGGCAAATAACATAGAGAGTGATTGGTACAATGTGCTTCTCAATTATTTCCAGGGCAAACAAGCTGAGGACACGGGATTTTTCTATGCCTTGGAAATTCAGATGGGCCGCTCCCGCAGTATTTTCTGGGCTGATGGTAGGTCAAGATTTTCGTGCAGCCAATTCGGGGATGCTGTTGTATTTGATACATCCTATAGGAGCGGGGATTATTCCGTACCTTTTGCTACTTTCACCGGCATTAACCATCACAAGCAACCTGTGCTCCTTGGTTGTGCCCTAATTGCTGATGAGTCCAAGGAAACGTTTGCCTGGCTGTTCGAGACATGGGCTCGTGCAATGTCAGGGTGCCGTCCCAAGTCCATAATAGCGGATCAAGACAAGGCCATCCGTGAAGCGATAGCACAAGTATTCCCAGGGACCCATCACCGGTTCTCGGCGTGGCAAATGAAGGCGAAGGAAAATGAGAACTTGGGCTCTTTGAGTGGAAACTTCAAGTACGAGTACGACAGGTGCATCTATCAGAGTCAGACGACTGGTGAGTTTGATTCCGCATGGAACACTCTTCTGCACAAATACAACTTGGTGGGTAACGAGTGGCTGAAGCTTATGTACGAGTACCGTGAGAACTGGGTCCCCCTGTACCTACGTGGGACGTTCTTTGCTGGCATCCCCGTGAACGGGAGTCCTGATGCTTTCTTTGGGGCATTTTTGAGTGCTCAAACTCCACTGAGGGAGTTTGTTCCTAGATACGAACGAGCTCTTGAGCAGCGACGtgaggaagaaagaaaggaagactTCAACTCATTTAACCTCCAGGCATTCTTACAGACTAGCGAACCGGTGGAGGAGCAGTGTAGAAGGCTGTACACCCTTGCAATCttcaaagtcttccaaaaagaGATCCTACAGAGCTACGGCTTCCTGGGGTCAAAGATCTATGAGGAAGGGCCAATCTCCAGGTACTTGGTTCGAAGAGGCGGGGCCACGGAGATTGAGAAGCACATTGTGACATTCAACGCATCAGATCTTGAGGCGAGCTGTGGTTGCCAGATGTTCGAATCAGAAGGGGTTCTCTGCAGACATGTCCTGAGGTTGTTCCAGATGTTGGATGTGAGGGAAATACCGTCACGGTACATTCTGCACAGATGGACGAGGAACGCAGAGTATGGAGGAATCGCCCGGGATATTGAGTCAGGAATCAGCTCTCAGGAGCAGCTTAAGGCAATGATGAAGTGGAGCCTCCAGGAAATGGCCTCCAGGTTTGTCGAGTCGGGGATATCGTCCTATGAAAACTACAAGCTCGCATACGAGATTATGAGAGATGGTGGCAGGAAACTCTGCTGGCAAAGGTAA
- the LOC116210899 gene encoding protein FAR1-RELATED SEQUENCE 7-like isoform X2, which produces MSGKVYPVGVVCTRNIMNGEGGGDAGLEPFVGMEFDSADDARDFYNLYAARVGFKMRIGQLYRSRVDGSVSNRRFVCSKEGFQINSRTGCPAFIRVKKCDSGKWVIDQFAKDHNHELEPSGEDQSVILEAKTPLRNNPIVDVPHRPRTKLLDVVNPKRAKIVPDVGQDKIEPCIGLEFNTANEAYQFYNVFAMKTGFRVRIGQLFRSKLDGSITSRRFVCSKEGFQHPSRVGCGAFMRIKRQDNGTWVVDRHQMHHNHELELQMESSRSLSSKKLVEEINGGLLDKDETVVASAVRPRKAQHRANNIESDWYNVLLNYFQGKQAEDTGFFYALEIQMGRSRSIFWADGRSRFSCSQFGDAVVFDTSYRSGDYSVPFATFTGINHHKQPVLLGCALIADESKETFAWLFETWARAMSGCRPKSIIADQDKAIREAIAQVFPGTHHRFSAWQMKAKENENLGSLSGNFKYEYDRCIYQSQTTGEFDSAWNTLLHKYNLVGNEWLKLMYEYRENWVPLYLRGTFFAGIPVNGSPDAFFGAFLSAQTPLREFVPRYERALEQRREEERKEDFNSFNLQAFLQTSEPVEEQCRRLYTLAIFKVFQKEILQSYGFLGSKIYEEGPISRYLVRRGGATEIEKHIVTFNASDLEASCGCQMFESEGVLCRHVLRLFQMLDVREIPSRYILHRWTRNAEYGGIARDIESGISSQEQLKAMMKWSLQEMASRFVESGISSYENYKLAYEIMRDGGRKLCWQR; this is translated from the coding sequence ATGTCTGGGAAAGTTTATCCCGTGGGTGTGGTATGTACGAGAAATATTATGAATGGAGAAGGTGGAGGAGACGCTGGACTTGAGCCGTTTGTAGGTATGGAGTTTGATTCAGCTGATGATGCTCGTGACTTTTATAACTTGTACGCTGCACGAGTGGGATTTAAAATGAGGATCGGTCAACTTTACCGATCGCGAGTCGATGGATCCGTTTCAAATAGGAGATTTGTGTGCTCGAAGGAGGGGTTCCAGATCAACTCAAGAACTGGCTGCCCAGCTTTCATTAGGGTGAAGAAGTGCGATTCTGGCAAGTGGGTCATCGACCAGTTCGCTAAGGATCACAATCATGAGCTTGAACCTTCTGGTGAGGACCAATCGGTCATATTAGAGGCCAAAACCCCGTTGAGAAACAACCCGATCGTTGATGTGCCTCACAGGCCACGTACTAAGCTGCTAGATGTAGTTAATCCCAAACGTGCGAAAATTGTTCCTGATGTAGGACAGGATAAGATCGAACCATGTATTGGTTTAGAGTTCAATACTGCTAATGAGGCCTACCAGTTTTATAATGTCTTTGCTATGAAGACGGGGTTTAGGGTTCGGATTGGTCAGCTGTTTCGGTCAAAGCTTGATGGGTCAATTACTTCTAGGAGGTTTGTGTGCTCGAAGGAAGGTTTTCAGCACCCATCGAGAGTTGGTTGTGGCGCATTTATGAGGATAAAGAGGCAAGATAATGGGACTTGGGTTGTGGACCGTCATCAGATGCATCATAACCACGAGCTCGAACTTCAAATGGAATCGAGTAGAAGCCTTTCATCGAAGAAACTTGTTGAAGAGATTAATGGAGGATTACTGGATAAGGATGAAACAGTTGTAGCAAGTGCTGTGAGACCAAGGAAAGCACAACATAGGGCAAATAACATAGAGAGTGATTGGTACAATGTGCTTCTCAATTATTTCCAGGGCAAACAAGCTGAGGACACGGGATTTTTCTATGCCTTGGAAATTCAGATGGGCCGCTCCCGCAGTATTTTCTGGGCTGATGGTAGGTCAAGATTTTCGTGCAGCCAATTCGGGGATGCTGTTGTATTTGATACATCCTATAGGAGCGGGGATTATTCCGTACCTTTTGCTACTTTCACCGGCATTAACCATCACAAGCAACCTGTGCTCCTTGGTTGTGCCCTAATTGCTGATGAGTCCAAGGAAACGTTTGCCTGGCTGTTCGAGACATGGGCTCGTGCAATGTCAGGGTGCCGTCCCAAGTCCATAATAGCGGATCAAGACAAGGCCATCCGTGAAGCGATAGCACAAGTATTCCCAGGGACCCATCACCGGTTCTCGGCGTGGCAAATGAAGGCGAAGGAAAATGAGAACTTGGGCTCTTTGAGTGGAAACTTCAAGTACGAGTACGACAGGTGCATCTATCAGAGTCAGACGACTGGTGAGTTTGATTCCGCATGGAACACTCTTCTGCACAAATACAACTTGGTGGGTAACGAGTGGCTGAAGCTTATGTACGAGTACCGTGAGAACTGGGTCCCCCTGTACCTACGTGGGACGTTCTTTGCTGGCATCCCCGTGAACGGGAGTCCTGATGCTTTCTTTGGGGCATTTTTGAGTGCTCAAACTCCACTGAGGGAGTTTGTTCCTAGATACGAACGAGCTCTTGAGCAGCGACGtgaggaagaaagaaaggaagactTCAACTCATTTAACCTCCAGGCATTCTTACAGACTAGCGAACCGGTGGAGGAGCAGTGTAGAAGGCTGTACACCCTTGCAATCttcaaagtcttccaaaaagaGATCCTACAGAGCTACGGCTTCCTGGGGTCAAAGATCTATGAGGAAGGGCCAATCTCCAGGTACTTGGTTCGAAGAGGCGGGGCCACGGAGATTGAGAAGCACATTGTGACATTCAACGCATCAGATCTTGAGGCGAGCTGTGGTTGCCAGATGTTCGAATCAGAAGGGGTTCTCTGCAGACATGTCCTGAGGTTGTTCCAGATGTTGGATGTGAGGGAAATACCGTCACGGTACATTCTGCACAGATGGACGAGGAACGCAGAGTATGGAGGAATCGCCCGGGATATTGAGTCAGGAATCAGCTCTCAGGAGCAGCTTAAGGCAATGATGAAGTGGAGCCTCCAGGAAATGGCCTCCAGGTTTGTCGAGTCGGGGATATCGTCCTATGAAAACTACAAGCTCGCATACGAGATTATGAGAGATGGTGGCAGGAAACTCTGCTGGCAAAGGTAA
- the LOC116192933 gene encoding glutamine synthetase leaf isozyme, chloroplastic — protein MAQILAPITQCQLRIAKNPVNASPMAAKTWRSLMLRQKKSGNLKSSSKFRVFALKAENNTINRLEDLLNLDVTPYTDKIIAEYIWIGGSGTDLRSKSRTISKPVEHPSELPKWNYDGSSTGQAPGEDSEVILYPQAIFKDPFRGGNNILVICDSYTPAGEPIPTNKRARAAEIFSSQKVINEVPWYGIEQEYTLLQTNVKWPLGWPVGGYPGPQGPYYCGVGADKSFGRDISDAHYKACLYAGINISGTNGEVMPGQWEYQVGPSVGIEAADHIWCSRYILERITEQIGVVLTLDPKPIEGDWNGAGCHTNYSTKSMREEGGFEVIKKAILNLSLRHQEHISAYGEGNERRLTGKHETANINTFSWGVANRGCSIRVGRDTEKQGKGYLEDRRPASNMDPYVVTSLLAETTILWEPTLEAEALAAQKLALKV, from the exons ATGGCTCAGATTTTGGCACCCATCACCCAATGCCAGCTGAGAATTGCCAAGAACCCGGTGAATGCAAGTCCTATGGCAGCAAAGACATGGAGGTCCCTCATGTTGAGGCAGAAAAAGAGTGGAAATTTGAAGAGCTCCTCCAAGTTCCGGGTATTTGCATTGAAGGCTGAAAATAACACAATCAACCGCCTTGAGGACCTGCTTAACTTGGATGTCACTCCGTATACAGACAAAATTATCGCCGAGTACATTTG GATCGGAGGGTCGGGAACTGATCTGCGTAGCAAGTCGAGG ACTATTTCCAAGCCTGTTGAGCATCCGTCCGAGCTTCCGAAATGGAACTATGATGGATCGAGCACTGGACAAGCACCGGGAGAGGACAGTGAAGTCATCCTCTA CCCTCAGGCGATTTTCAAGGATCCTTTCCGGGGTGGCAATAATATCTTA GTTATCTGTGATTCTTACACGCCAGCCGGGGAGCCCATTCCGACCAACAAACGTGCCAGGGCTGCTGAAATCTTCAGCAGCCAGAAGGTCATTAATGAAGTTCCATG GTATGGGATTGAGCAGGAGTACACTTTGCTTCAGACAAATGTGAAGTGGCCACTGGGTTGGCCGGTCGGAGGATATCCTGGCCCACAG GGTCCATACTACTGTGGTGTGGGAGCTGACAAGTCGTTCGGAAGGGACATTTCCGATGCTCACTACAAGGCTTGCTTGTATGCTGGGATTAACATCAGTGGGACAAACGGTGAAGTCATGCCTGGGCAG TGGGAGTACCAAGTAGGTCCGAGTGTCGGGATCGAAGCTGCAGACCATATCTGGTGTTCAAGATACATCCTCGAG AGAATAACTGAGCAAATTGGTGTTGTACTCACCCTTGACCCGAAACCAATTGAG GGTGACTGGAATGGTGCGGGATGCCACACCAATTACAG TACAAAGAGCATGAGGGAAGAGGGAGGAtttgaagtgatcaagaaggCAATCCTGAACTTGTCGCTGCGACACCAGGAGCACATTAGTGCGTATGGAGAAGGGAATGAGAGGAGGTTGACGGGAAAACATGAAACCGCCAACATCAACACATTCTCATGG GGAGTTGCCAATCGTGGCTGCTCGATCCGTGTGGGCCGTGACACCGAGAAGCAAGGCAAAG GTTACTTGGAAGACAGGCGTCCCGCTTCAAACATGGACCCATATGTTGTGACCTCACTACTCGCTGAAACTACAATTCTGTGGGAGCCGACTCTCGAGGCAGAGGCTCTCGCTGCTCAGAAGCTTGCTCTCAAGGTGTGA